The Arcobacter porcinus sequence AAAAAATTGTGGTCATCAAATATAGATATTTGTGATATAAAATGACTAGAGTTAATAAATTAGAGGATATTAAAATTCTTTTAGAAGAAAATAGATTTATATTACTCTATTTTGGTGCAGAGAATTGTTCAGTTTGTGAAGTTTTAAGACCAAAAATTGAAGATAGTTTAAAAGAGAATTTTCCTAAAATAAAATCACTATTTATAGAAAATTTAATAGATATAAATGTAGAGTTTGGAGTATTTTCAAATCCTACAATTATCTTAATGATTGATAAAAAAGAGTTTAAAAGATATGGAAGAAATATCTCTTTAAATATTTTCAATAGTGAAATTAAAAGATTATATGATATGGTGTATTAAATGATAAGAGCAATTATAATTATAATAGTAATATTTGGATTAATGCAGTTTATTAGACCTGAAAAAG is a genomic window containing:
- a CDS encoding thioredoxin family protein, translating into MTRVNKLEDIKILLEENRFILLYFGAENCSVCEVLRPKIEDSLKENFPKIKSLFIENLIDINVEFGVFSNPTIILMIDKKEFKRYGRNISLNIFNSEIKRLYDMVY